The sequence cgaacaTTGTTCATCATTTGGAAACCTATAACTTTGGTTTTAGGCAaaatttcatttgagcaatggtttagaAATCGTTTTCAAAGCCTATTTGTTTAAATTTCAAAGAGAGCTTAAGCCTTTGAAACTATGATTCGAATGACTCTTCATTTCATGTGTTAAATTTCTTTCTCACTttgacttcaactagactttagTTTATCATGACGCTAGTGAGATgcctattcaatttcatatgcatacttgcatcagtttaaaagttatttaggTTTTCTAACCTCTCTTCATAtacacatagacacacatacatacacatgcatttatTTCAATGTTTCTTGGTTAATGATGCATAATTGGTACTAATGACTCTTGTTTAGCAAATTAAAAACCTAAGCTGTCACAAAAACTTTTTGTCAGTAGAGCCAAATATAATATCATCGACATATTTGGCGCACAAATATCTTTATCAACTTTGTGAGTAAAGAAGTTGAATCAGAAGAAATTAAATCAACATTGCCCATTTCAAAATTGCTCTTGAGAAAAAAATTCTCAAGGCATTTATAACATACTCTAGGAGTTTGCTTAAGCCCACATGGTTTGAAAATCTTTGATCTTCAAAGCTCGACGGTTGTTCCATGTACACTAGCTCGGATAGGAGGATATTGAAGAATGCATTTTTCATAGACTAATAAAATATAAATTGATTCAAACCTAGCTACATGTGCGTGCAAAGACAGGAGGCAAGATCCCGACTGCTAGCGCGACGCAACTGGTCTGCGTCTGAGATGCATGGCTGATAGTGTTGGTCATGAAACACGTGGGACACGGGTGGCGTTCAAACCACTAGCTTGCACCATCACGTTAGTGAATAGTGACACATGTACACTGTACCACCCCAGCTAGCAACTTGGTCACCAGCATCGTACTTCCcaattccaaattataggttggTTTAGCATTTCTAGGTACTCTTTTTGCAGtacatctagatatatatatCAAAAAAGGACAAAATAATATATATTCTGGAACTGAGGAATTAGAAAATAAAACATCAACTAGTTATGCATCGAACTGAGAGAATAGGTGTTATACCCTCATCAGCGCGTGGCaatgttttcctttttcctccTGCCTTCAAGAGTACATATGGTCAAAGCCACACATATCAAAATAAAACATGCGCTTAGGCTGTGATAACTGATAAGCTAAGGTTTATCAGATACACAAAGTGGCATACCAAAACTTTTTGGTACATCGGTATCCCAAGAAATACAGTCACTTGAAGCCTGCTGCAGAGTACATATGGATTTCTCGGGGCAACCCACCTAGTTGCCAGCCCTACGCGAAACTACCTCAACTTTCCACTCTTGACTTCCATTGGATCTGAAGCTGTATTGATATCATTTGCAGCTTCGTCTCTCTCTTCTTCAACCGCTGTGTCACGAGTAGCTTCTTTCTGAGAAAGCATCTCCTTCAATCTTGCCACCTCTAGATCCTTGGCTTCCAACTCCTCTTGCAGAATCGACACCTGAAAAAGATGCGAGGCCAAGATCTTAGTGACCTGTGAAGGCAGCCAACGAAAAGTAGGCAGTACTAACAACGATGAAGCTTACCATTTCGTTTGATCTCTCCACGTCATTTGTTACACCATCCATGTGTTTATACAAAACTGGCAACAAAATAAAAAGGGTCAAAGATATTCATCTAATCATAGATAAAGTTCTGTCACAGAATAAGCAATCTACAAAATAGAAAGTTGTCAGATTCTATTGTAACTTGGGGGGAAAAAGAATTCAAATCTAAGATATGTTGTGGTACCAGAGTAAACGGTTCTCAGCAAACTAATTCTTAAGTTGTGAGATTCTGTTGTAACTTGGGGGAAAAAAGAATTCAAATCTAAGATATGATGAGGTACCAGAGTAAACGGTTCTCAGCAAActaattcttttttttctctaacATGTATGGAGCTGTGTATCATTTCAAGAAAGTCCCAAAAGTTTCAACATACCCCATAACCCCAAAAATTAGAACATTCACACCAAAATCAAAATCCAAAACAACAAATGCCAGGTACTATCGAAGGTAATGCACACAGCTATCTGAAAGCAGGAAGATGTTTGAAGGTAAATGCAATGCCAATTACGAGACAATACTGGAACTGAGCACATCATCTCATTGCATCCTTATTTTGAATAACAGAATGACAGGCATAGCAACCAAGAAGTTTGTTTTAAGTGGATTCCAagtcaaataaaataataaaattttgctaagaAGACCTCACGTGGgtcgagaaaacccccgaacccctgccccgcCCTTATACAGCTGCACCGTAGCCCGTGTGAGACGACCAAATAACCCAGGCCAGGCCTTAGGCCAGGCCTTAGACCTGTGCTTTGGTGTGGGACAGatgaggggattttttttaaccAAATTCGCTCCCATGAAGAGTCAAACCCAGGACCCGAAGACCATCTGAACCACTCAGCTAGAGGCAACaagaaaaatcaaataaaattatcaCCAGTGACTCAATTTCTTTCCCAGCAATGTGTTCAATGTTAATGTTAGTATTAACTCCAGATAtagttagtttaggattgattgtaagcTCGAGATAACCTTccatctctaggagaggctacttgccctccaagccatgtattCCTATATATTCGCCCTagaggctcaatgcaatacatcccaCGCATCATACACAATCTACAGTTATCATGAATATCCTAAGTAGCTCCATCATTGAGCACGCTAACACAGAAATCTAATCGTGATAACACAGTGCAATATATGTCAAATAACTGAAAAATCTAGAATGGGAAGTGCAGCGAACGATACTCTTGGTAGTACTATGAGCATTAATCACTGAGAAGCACAAAAACCATTAAAAACAAAGCAGTCCATAACGGTACGGTGAGAGATAACATCACTAACCATCAAATTGATTCCTGAGCTCATTGTTCTGAGACTTCAGAACTGCAATTTTCATTCCCAGCTCATGGATCTGTACCAAAGATACATGGTTAAAAGCATTGATAAAAGTCTGCTTTTTACAGCGTAGTAGGATTTGAGAAAATCAAAAgatctataaatttttttactaaCAATTAGTTGAACTATATGCATACTGAGAGTAGGAAAGTTGCATCAACAGATTTGTATTTACACAGATATTTTAATAAGATATTGATTTTGTAGCAATTTAAAATATATTGCAACAGATATTGGTGATCGAAGTATGCTTCTAaagacttctttttttttctgaaaatgcTTCTAAAGgcttctccaaaccctaataCACCCTACAAAAGTAACAGAATGGACTAGTTGAGTAAGAAGATATAATTGGCACATATTCACGTCAGATGCACTATTGGCATAACTATAGCAGATGTAATTTTACTTATGGCACACTCTGGTTGCTCAAGGACTATTCTCTTATGATGATCACAATATCCAATCAGCAAACATATCCAAAATTATGATCACAGAGGTAAGCAGGAGTCTATAAAAGGAGTTACTTTTCCTTCCGATGCCATTGCCCCAATCTCTTCATTTTCCTCTTGCAATGTTCTACATTTAGCCATTAGCATTTTCCCAAGTTTGCTCGATGGAGTAAAATTGACAGCAGCAACATTGTCCTGTAgttcctttatttttttctctttctcgtCCACAAGATTCTGCACAAAAGTAGAATAGATTTGGTATGCATGGAATATCCAATGAGTCCCAAGATATGCAGTTTTGGCTTTCCTAGCCCAAGTTTCAAATTCTGATTCATCGTATAATTCAGTCTTCAACCTACGGTGAAATCAGCAATTCTACAAGTCTACAAAAAAAATAGACAATAttatcccttttctttttcccgaaAGACTATTCAGAGCTTATGACAATTCATTTCTTAATGCACATTTTAGATGCACAGAAAATTTTTGTACTCAATAGGATTATGCACTTGCATACTATGACACCCATATCTGACAAACAGTGCAAAGGCAGAGCAAAAGGAAATCATAAACATCCTTGCTATGTATCTTTTAGGAATCACAGCAAAGTGTCTTTTCTTTAAAAGAATCAAACTACACAGCCAAGTGGTTTGATTGTTCTAAACATACAGGTACAAGACgataaaataaaataagaacTGCCTGATTCAGGAAATGTAACTAGCCTTTAAGCGTGTAAATTCCTCATGAATTGCTGGATCAAGCAATAATCTCCTTGTCTGTTAATCATACAAAAGAACGAACTATAAGTTAACCATATCATAAACATTGGTTAAACAAAATTAAGGCAATTATTGAGGACACAGTCTATAGTAGAATTCGAGTAGTTTTCAGATTGAACTGTTAGAAACTGTATCAATCTTATCAGGCAAGTCAAGGCAACTATATTTTTGTATTGAGAAATTGAACAAAAGATAATAGCCTTCTCTAGCCAAATGCCTTACACCTAACCTATGGTTCATTTCTCCCGATTCTAGTATCTCATCTTGTTCAAGCTTCGACATTGTCCTGGTACTTTCCTGTGTTAATGCCGTTTTGAACTAAGATTTTTAAAAGAGCGTGCAATTAATTAATTTATCCAACACACCTAATTTTTTTCAAGCATGCAGGAGAGTGGAGAGTTGCATGTCATTGCACTAAAGGAATAAAGCTCTGTACCAAATTCATTATAATTCCCTTACTAGTAAAGACTAAAGAGGTGAACACACCTCTTTATTATTAGAGAAAAGTCTACATTTGAACCCTAAACCCTGTTTTCAAGACGTccgattaatcgcgattaatcgcgattaatcgTCCTGGACGGTCCAGCAGTATCGTCCAGGGCCTCCGTCCAGGCCAGACCGTCCAGGAATCTGGACGTCCGATTAATCGTCGTCCAATCGCGATTAATCGGACGTCCAGGGTGTTTGAGCGTCCAGGCAGAGGAAATAAGAATGGGCTGCATCTGCTGAGGGAGTTGGGCCAAGCAAGCTGTAAGTTTTGGCCCAAGCCCATTAGGGTTTCTCTTATTGATATACTCCTCACTCCctcagcctctctctctctctcctcactcACACAGTTCGGCAGCTCCCTCTCCTCCAGAGCTCCCTTCCGGttcccagctcctcctcctcctccctcccgtccagctgcctccctctcttccttgcggctgctgctgctgcaggcaaGCAGGCCTGCAGATCTAGATTGACAAgatgagctcctcctcctcaggtCAGTCTCAGTCATCAGTCCTCGTTCAAGATTTGTGCTTTTCCAGTGTTTGAAGCTTCAAGA comes from Panicum virgatum strain AP13 chromosome 4K, P.virgatum_v5, whole genome shotgun sequence and encodes:
- the LOC120703442 gene encoding FKBP12-interacting protein of 37 kDa-like, whose amino-acid sequence is MNTDPGEKRPFGDLDDDDDDVFASKKELECWAWKAASSSDAIAKGAKTKVEESAPGAATGMILSLRESLQDCKHSLASCQVELEAAKSEIEKWHSAFQNIPALPSGTNPDPVSVVSYLSNLKSSEESLKEQLEKAKKREAAYIVTFAKREQEIAELKSAVRDLKTQLRPPSMQTRRLLLDPAIHEEFTRLKNLVDEKEKKIKELQDNVAAVNFTPSSKLGKMLMAKCRTLQEENEEIGAMASEGKIHELGMKIAVLKSQNNELRNQFDVLYKHMDGVTNDVERSNEMVSILQEELEAKDLEVARLKEMLSQKEATRDTAVEEERDEAANDINTASDPMEVKSGKLR